A single genomic interval of Terriglobus albidus harbors:
- the msrB gene encoding peptide-methionine (R)-S-oxide reductase MsrB, which produces MANYTKDPEAVARLTPQQFHVTQESGTERPFQNEFWDHHEPGIYVDIVSGEPLFSSLDKFDSHCGWPSFTKPLESDHVEELTDRTHGMVRTEVRSTHADSHLGHVFDDGPVDQGGLRYCINSASLRFIPVDKLESEGYGDYLKLFKKEQK; this is translated from the coding sequence ATGGCAAATTACACGAAAGACCCCGAAGCCGTTGCACGTCTGACGCCTCAGCAGTTCCACGTGACCCAGGAAAGCGGAACCGAGCGGCCGTTTCAAAACGAATTCTGGGATCATCACGAGCCTGGAATTTATGTCGACATCGTCTCCGGCGAGCCGCTCTTCTCCTCGCTCGACAAATTTGACAGCCACTGCGGGTGGCCGAGCTTTACCAAACCGTTGGAGAGTGACCACGTCGAGGAGCTCACCGACCGCACCCATGGCATGGTTCGCACCGAGGTGCGTTCTACACATGCGGACAGTCACCTCGGCCACGTCTTTGACGACGGTCCTGTCGACCAAGGCGGGCTTCGCTATTGCATCAACTCAGCCTCGCTGCGTTTTATCCCTGTCGATAAGCTTGAGAGCGAAGGCTACGGCGACTACCTGAAGCTATTCAAGAAGGAGCAAAAATAA